The proteins below are encoded in one region of Rhizobium sp. 9140:
- the rplD gene encoding 50S ribosomal protein L4, producing the protein MDLTVTTLDGKDAGTVSLSDAIFGLDVRKDLIARVIRWQLAKKQQGTHKTLTRGEVSRTGAKMYKQKGTGRARHHSARAPQFRGGGKAHGPVTRSHEHDLPKKVRALGLRHALSAKLKADELIIIDSLVATEAKTKSLTGAFASLGLTNALFIGGAELDNNFKLAAKNIPNVDVLPIQGINVYDILRRGKLVLSKDAIEALEERFK; encoded by the coding sequence GGTAAGGACGCAGGCACGGTTTCCCTGTCCGATGCCATCTTCGGCCTGGATGTCCGTAAGGACCTGATCGCCCGCGTCATCCGCTGGCAGCTCGCCAAGAAGCAACAGGGCACGCACAAGACCCTGACGCGCGGCGAAGTCTCCCGCACCGGCGCCAAGATGTACAAGCAGAAGGGTACGGGCCGCGCTCGTCACCATTCCGCACGCGCTCCGCAGTTCCGCGGCGGTGGCAAGGCTCACGGCCCGGTCACGCGCAGCCACGAGCATGACCTTCCCAAGAAGGTTCGCGCGCTCGGCCTGCGTCACGCCCTCTCTGCCAAGCTGAAGGCCGATGAACTGATCATCATCGACAGCCTGGTTGCGACGGAAGCCAAGACGAAGTCCCTGACCGGTGCATTCGCATCGCTGGGCCTGACCAACGCCCTGTTCATCGGCGGCGCCGAGCTCGACAACAACTTCAAGCTCGCGGCCAAGAACATCCCGAACGTGGACGTTCTCCCGATCCAGGGCATCAACGTTTACGACATTCTGCGCCGCGGCAAGCTCGTGCTTTCCAAGGATGCGATCGAGGCTCTGGAGGAGCGGTTCAAGTGA
- a CDS encoding 50S ribosomal protein L23: MTDLRHYDVILSPSITEKSTLVSEQNQIIFNVAKDASKPEIKAAIEALFGVKVTAVNTLLRKGKLKRFRGFAGRQRDVKKAIVTLADGQSIDVSTGL; this comes from the coding sequence GTGACGGATCTTCGCCATTACGATGTGATCCTCTCTCCGTCGATCACTGAAAAATCCACGCTGGTTTCTGAACAGAACCAGATCATCTTCAACGTCGCCAAGGACGCATCGAAGCCTGAGATCAAGGCTGCGATCGAAGCTCTGTTCGGCGTCAAGGTTACGGCAGTGAACACGCTTCTCCGCAAGGGCAAGCTCAAGCGCTTCCGTGGCTTCGCTGGCCGGCAGCGAGATGTCAAGAAGGCGATCGTCACACTTGCTGACGGTCAGTCCATCGACGTCTCCACCGGACTCTAA
- the rplB gene encoding 50S ribosomal protein L2 produces MALKSFNPTTPSQRQLVIVDRSSLYKGKPVKALTQGLTKSGGRNNLGRITARFIGGGHKRTYRLIDFKRRKFDVDGTVERLEYDPNRTAFIALIKYEDGTQAYIIAPQRLAVGDKVIASEKAVDVKPGNTMPLQFIPVGSIIHNVEMKPGKGGQMARSAGTYVQLVGRDQGMAILRLNSGEQRLVHASCLASIGAVSNPDHGNINDGKAGRTRWRGKTPHNRGVVMNPVDHPHGGGEGRTSGGRHPVSPWGKPTKGKRTRSNKSTDKFIMRSRHQRKK; encoded by the coding sequence ATGGCATTGAAAAGTTTCAATCCGACGACCCCGAGCCAGCGTCAGCTGGTCATCGTCGATCGGTCCTCGCTCTATAAGGGCAAGCCGGTTAAGGCGCTGACACAGGGTCTCACCAAAAGCGGTGGTCGTAACAACCTCGGCCGTATCACGGCTCGCTTCATCGGCGGCGGTCACAAGCGGACTTATCGCCTGATCGACTTCAAGCGTCGCAAGTTCGACGTTGATGGCACGGTCGAGCGTCTCGAATACGACCCGAACCGTACGGCGTTCATCGCGCTGATCAAGTACGAAGACGGCACGCAGGCCTACATCATCGCGCCGCAGCGCCTCGCCGTAGGTGACAAGGTCATCGCCTCCGAGAAGGCTGTCGACGTAAAGCCCGGCAACACCATGCCGCTGCAGTTCATCCCGGTCGGCTCCATCATCCACAACGTGGAAATGAAGCCCGGAAAGGGTGGCCAGATGGCGCGCTCGGCAGGCACCTACGTGCAGCTCGTCGGTCGTGACCAGGGCATGGCGATCCTGCGCCTCAACTCCGGCGAACAGCGCTTGGTTCATGCGAGCTGCCTCGCATCGATCGGCGCCGTGTCCAACCCGGATCATGGCAACATTAACGACGGCAAGGCCGGTCGTACACGCTGGCGCGGCAAGACCCCGCATAACCGCGGTGTTGTCATGAACCCGGTCGACCACCCGCACGGCGGCGGCGAAGGCCGTACCTCGGGCGGCCGTCACCCGGTTTCTCCGTGGGGCAAGCCGACCAAGGGCAAGCGCACGCGTTCGAACAAGTCGACCGACAAGTTCATCATGCGTTCGCGCCATCAGCGCAAGAAGTAA
- the rpsS gene encoding 30S ribosomal protein S19, whose amino-acid sequence MARSVWKGPFVDGYLLKKAEKVREGGRNEVIKMWSRRSTILPQFVGLTFGVYNGSKHVPVNVNEDMVGHKFGEFSPTRTYYGHGADKKAKRK is encoded by the coding sequence ATGGCTCGTTCAGTATGGAAAGGTCCGTTCGTCGACGGCTATCTTCTCAAGAAGGCTGAGAAGGTTCGCGAAGGCGGGCGCAATGAGGTCATCAAGATGTGGAGCCGCCGCTCCACCATCTTGCCGCAGTTCGTCGGTCTGACCTTTGGCGTCTACAACGGTTCCAAGCATGTTCCCGTCAATGTCAATGAAGACATGGTCGGTCACAAGTTCGGTGAATTCTCTCCGACCCGGACCTACTACGGTCACGGTGCGGACAAGAAGGCAAA